The Henckelia pumila isolate YLH828 chromosome 2, ASM3356847v2, whole genome shotgun sequence genome includes a window with the following:
- the LOC140879226 gene encoding uncharacterized protein produces the protein MAPRRVLRAPSTPPPPPPPLPPPPVHVGAQVLAGLARILELHSYAPRARPSTVYEQFRKMDPKDFSGSSDPMVAEGWIRSLEVIFRYMEFGYENRVRCMTFLLKDDAALWFEGAEKTVDFTTLTWEAFKTLFYEKYYTVELRAQLKKEFMSLRDVMMAEPVDYAAAIKKAMRSEQSFKDISAEVHSKRAFTHQGHQQQQGKRPFTGPQRQQGPFRPQGHLAHRPQGHHAQRPQGHQAQRPAPPKTGEKPRCTNCNCAHHGKCLAGAGVCFGCKKPGHIAPDRPQHRMPTQGRVYVMQAEEADLDTTLITGRILVAGVATRALLDSGATHSFILEAFTRKRGIECEELFGGFTVTIPSGEELSTRNIVKNLELLLQGKSVSADLIVLPMTEFDMILGMDWMTKNAVVIDFQ, from the exons ATGGCGCCTCGTCGTGTTCTTCGCGCACCTTCAACTCCACCGCCACCACCACCTCCTCTGCCCCCTCCACCAGTACACGTTGGGGCTCAGGTGCTTGCAGGATTAGCCCGCATCTTGGAGCTTCATTCGTATGCTCCGAGGGCTAGACCCAGTACGGTCTATGAGCAGTTCAGGAAGATGGATCCCAAGGACTTTTCTGGCTCTTCGGATCCGATGGTAGCGGAGGGCTGGATTCGCTCGCTTGAGGTGATTTTCCGCTATATGGAGTTTGGATATGAGAACCGAGTTCGCTGCATGACGTTCCTACTCAAAGACGACGCCGCTTTGTGGTTTGAGGGTGCGGAGAAGACTGTTGATTTTACCACCCTGACTTGGGAAGCATTCAAGACCCTCTTCTATGAGAAATACTATACAGTTGAGTTGAGGGCGCAGTTGAAGaaagagttcatgagtctccg GGATGTGATGATGGCTGAGCCAGTGGATTATGCAGCCGCTATCAAGAAGGCTATGAGATCCGAGCAGTCCTTTAAGGACATCAGTGCTGAGGTTCATAGCAAGAGGGCCTTCACTCATCAGGGTCACCAGCAGCAGCAGGGCAAAAGGCCATTTACTGGGCCACAGAGACAGCAGGGACCCTTCAGACCTCAGGGGCATCTGGCCCATAGGCCCCAGGGACATCATGCTCAGAGACCTCAGGGGCACCAGGCCCAGAGACCTGCTCCTCCCAAGACTGGGGAGAAGCCTCGTTGCACGAATTGCAATTGTGCCCATCATGGGAAGTGTTTGGCAGGCGCTGGAGTCTGTTTTGGGTGCAAAAAGCCAGGGCACATAGCTCCGGATCGTCCACAGCACAGGATGCCGACTCAGGGGAGAGTctatgtgatgcaggccgaggaggccgACCTTGATACCACGCTCATAACAG GTAGAATTTTAGTAGCCGGTGTGGCCACTAGAGCCTTGTTAGACTCGGGGGCTACACATTCTTTTATTTTGGAGGCTTTTACCCGCAAGCGGGGTATTGAGTGTGAAGAGCTGTTTGGTGGATTCACAGTGACCATCCCATCAGGGGAAGAACTGTCCACGAGGAATATAGTGAAGAATCTTGAGCTCTTGTTGCAAGGGAAATCAGTGAGTGCAGATCTGATAGTGTTGCCCATGACTGAGTTCGACATGATACTTGGGATGGActggatgacgaagaatgctGTGGTGATTGACTTCCAGTAG